The window ACAAAAATACATTTGTCGTATTCTACTCTGGGGAGAGGGCAAAGGCCAAAATTCTGAAGATATGTGATGCTTTTCGTGCAAACCGTTACCCTTTTCCTGAAGACCTTGCTAAACAAACACATACTGTTCAGGAGGTCAGCAGTTGGCAATATTTATTTTCTGACATTCTTCATTGATTTTTTTGTGTTCTTTTAGATATTTGTATTTTGGCTTAAATCAGTGAACCTTGCGATATAGCACTTCTAGTGAGGAAGTTAGTAGTTAAGAATGGTAGTGTGTAGGAGATACTGTGCTTTGCATGTGATATGAGCTTGCTTAACCTCCTATTCTTCTGCTACTGCATTGATGTCATTCCAATGCTAGATTAAAAAAATCTAATTAAATGACTATGCAGTATGTACGTTGTTTTGCTCCTTCTAATCTTATTTTGTTGTTGGTGACTACTGCAAAATGATTTCATGTTGTTGCATCGTTTTTTGAACATAATGTGGATGTCGTGAGGAGATCTTTGCCTTGTTATTCTTATGTGTCACACTGCTACTAATTTGAGCCTATAAAGATATAACATGTACTGAAATACTTGCAATCACACAGGTATCTGGAAAGATATCAGAGTTAAAGGCAACAATTGACATGGGATTAGCTCATCGTGACAGTATACTCAAAACTATTGCATCAGAGTTTGAGCATTGGAACCATCTGGTGAGTTTGTATTGCTTATCTCGGCATCTGATAAGCTCTACTCAAGAGTTCGAGTTCTGTGTACTTTGGTTGTTACTGTAGATGGTGTGCGGTGGAGTTCTGATTTTTACGGTTCGATCATTATTTGCTAATTGGCACTGAATCTTTCAGGCCAAAAAGGAAAAATCAATTTACCACACTCTAAACATGTTGAGCGTTGATGTGACGAAGAAATGCTTAGTTGGTGAGGGCTGGAGTCCAGTTTTCGCAGCTAATCAGGTAATAAAATTTGTTTCCTTAACCCCTGATGCCTTCTTATGTATTTGTCCACCCTAATTCTTTGGTTTCTGTTTGTGGTCTGCATGATTTATGATTTATAGTGTATATTTTCAGATTCAGGATGCACTTCAGCGTGCTACTCTCGAGAGCAAATCCCAAGTTGGCTCGATTTTTCAGGTCCTTAACACAAAAGAGTCTCCTCCAACATATTTCCAAACAAACAAATTTACCTCAGCCTTCCAGGAAATTGTTGACGCATATGGGTATGTTCTCAGAATTCAATCTTTTTTATTATTCTATACTTGATTTGCTATTTTATTAGTCTCTTATTTATTCTTATGCATTTGAGAAAACGCCTATTCCCTCTTCTTTTATTGTTGTATATGTGAAAACATGCCTCAAGCTAGTTGTCTCTCTAGCCATAAACACTTCCCGTCTTCATATTTTTTTCATGTGTCCGTGTCTGCCACTTTAAAATCACAATGCATATTCATCAAAAGAATGTTAGCTACTTGTTTTCAAATGTGTATTACCTTGTAATGGAAATTTCTGCAGCTTATCGGTTTGTGGAATCTCAGTAACACATTTCCATTGAGTTAAACATTGCTTGTTTGAGAAATGACTAAGGGGTGTTTGTGTTACTTGGGGTTCGAGTCAAGTGTATGAATATGTAAATGCTAACTTTGTATTTCTTCTGATACAGAGTAGCTAAGTATCAAGAAGCGAATCCTGGTGTATACACTATTATCACTTTTCCTTTCTTATTTGCTGTCATGTTTGGAGATTGGGGTCATGGAATTTGCATATTACTTGCGACACTCTATCTGATAATCCGAGAGAAGAAATTCGCTTCACAGGTTTGCTCCTCGTCTTCTACATTTTGCTAAACCTATACGTGTCTGTATTACACTATTGCTGCAAGCCAACAGCCCCTCTTTTGGAACATATGGTACTGATTCCAAAGAGTCTAGCATATTTATATTCTGAAAGTTCCTGAAGTAAGCTGTGTCTTATACTCTTATGTCTGAATTGAAATACAGAAACTTGGAGACATAATGGAGATGATGTTTGGAGGCCGCTACATAATTATGATGATGTCAATTTTCTCAATCTACACAGGATTAATATACAATGAGTTTTTCTCCGTTCCATTTGAACTTTTTGCTAAATCAGCCTATGCATGCCGCGATTCTTCTTGTAGGTAAGATGAAAGAAACCTAATTTTATCTTTGTATAAAGCCAGATTTTATGCATTACTTTCTGCTAATCCTTTTTTTTGTAATTAGTGATTCTACTACTGAAGGGTTAATCAAGGTAAGGGATACTTACCCGTTCGGCGTGGACCCTGTGTGGCATGGTAGTCGAAGTGAGCTGCCATTTCTCAACTCACTGAAGATGAAAATGTCAATTCTTCTTGGAGTGTCACAAATGAACCTTGGAATTTTTATGAGTTACTTTAATGCGAAATTCTTCAGGAACAGGGTTAATATCTGGTAAGTGTACCCCTTCGTCTGAAAATCCTAATTTGAAAAGGCAGCCCATCCTTTTGTAGCTTGTGTTGCAGTCCCTAAATAATTGTATTGCTGTTCACATTTGTAACAGGTACCAGTTTGTTCCCCAGCTGATCTTCTTGAACAGCTTGTTTGGCTACCTATCCATGCTTATCATCATTAAGTGGTGCACAGGGTCAAAAGCAGATCTGTACCATGTTATGATATATATGTTCCTTAGCCCCACAGATGACATGGGAGAGAACCAGTTATTTCCTGGCCAGAAAACTTTACAGGTCTATATTTGTCATTGTTGTGTTCTCACTATCAAGTTTTGAAAGATCGTTCTTACTATAAAGTGGATTATTCCTAACACACACTCTTTCTTATACAGCAAGTTTTGCTTCTACTTGCTCTGGTATCTGTTCCCTGGATGCTGATTCCGAAGCCATTTTTCTTGAAATGGGAACATGAGCGAGTATGTCTAATATAGTAACCTGTAATTTCTGTTGCTGTTTCTACAGTTCATATTTACTTCTGTGCTGATATTATATGTTTGGTATTCATCAGAGGCATCAAGGACATCAGTACGCCATGCTTGAGGGTGCAGATGAATCAGTTGTAGCAGAGTTAGGGGAGCATAATGAAGAATCGAACCACCATGAGGAGTTTGAGTTCAGTGAAATATTTGTTCACCAGCTGATCCATACAATTGAGTTTGTTCTTGGTGCAGTCTCAAATACTGCTTCATATCTTCGTCTCTGGGCTCTCAGGTACTGCCGGACAATAAGAACCATTCGAACCATTTCATCATCTCAGTTTTGCACAGGACAATCTTTAATCACACTTCCATTAGCTACTAACGAGCAACTAATATTTCTCCTTGCAGTCTTGCACACTCGGAGTTGTCCACTGTGTTCTATGATAAAGTTCTCCTTCTGACGTTGGGGTTAGTAATCTCTCtctctcatcttcatcatcatcatcatcatcttactTTTCATTGGCTTCGGAATAATAGAGTAAATCGGAATAGCAGCCAAAAACTTGGGAAAATCCAAGTTAATGATCAATAGAATCATCTTCATCATGCTTTGTGCATTTTTGTAGGTACAACAATATTTTTATCCTTGCTATCGGTGTCGTTGTCTTCATCTGCGCCACTGTCGGTGTGTTGCTTGTTATGGAGACCCTAAGCGCGTTCCTTCACGCCTTGAGGCTCCATTGGGTGGAGTTCCAGAACAAGTTCTATGAGGGTGATGGTTACAAGTTCGCACCATTCTCGTTTGCTCTAATCAGTGAGGATGAAGAGTGAGCTCGTCCAAATTCTTGTATCTATTGTAGTCTCTGTAATATCTTGTGGGTGGCCTTGTTGCCAGAACAATCATTGTTTGTCACGGATCAATCATAAAACTCCAGCCCCTTGTTCGAGCAAGGGAGGTGCAACATCATTTTTCTTTAGATGTGGATTACACGAAGGGTAGGAATTTTTTTGTGGAGGTTTGGCAACAAAACTCTAGTGGCATCACCCTTATTTTGGTGTAATGCTAATAACGAGTTGTGCACTCGTGGTTGCCTTTGGGTGATGTGCAGTCTGGACATAAATAAGCATGTAATAAAAGGTTATTTCCATTGTGGTTATTCTCGGGCTCACTTTACCGTTTTATAAATTATGATCGTTTTTTTTACCTCGAGACCATTCAAAAATCATTGCATTTCGGAATAGATTACAAGAGTTGGTTTCAAATGTTGCCAgagacaaaaagaaaagaaaagaaaagctgGCTACTCTACCATCTGGTGTCAGCGACTCTCATTGTGCTTGAGCATGCTATGCTTGTCGTCAACTATTACCTGAGTTTTATGGGCTAGTCAAAACAAGTGTCAGCAATGAGGGGAAAACCTAATTTGTATACGGGTCATATTTGGCCTCACAATAACAGGGTCTACTACTCGATGTCAATTAGGCGTCAGGATCACTAAAGAAATGCTCTCTTCATTTTTTATACAAGACCACTATAAAAAATATATTTTGCAGCTATACAAGATCACTATAAAAAATAGGATCTGttcatgtcacatctagatgtgagattagcaatgtgcctgtgcgttgcaacggattcAAAGTAGAatacatgttcacaaacttgaaaaaaaacacctagttttgatatacatatatcactaaaaatatattatgtttcattcaaaatatattcctcgggctgttttgatgaggtgagagagggatgtggttggtttcaagatactaaggggttttctgcaaattgaagCAGAGGAGTGAGCTATTCTTGTAAAAAGGTTACAACTTATCTCACAGTTGTTAGATGCAGATCTAgtagtcagaaatgacggatggcagacatgcCATCATCACCAACCGAGTCTTTTATATCTAGATGTGAAATATTATCTCACATCTAATATGATGTCACATTTTGTTTGTGGCTCTTTCATTGACAACTTTCTACAGCTGGTTCGTTTAATTTTTGTTTGATGGTTGTCCAGCCGAGTTTCTCCGTTGGTGCTAAACAAGCTGAGTGCGTCTCGACTGGCCGGTATACACAGCTAGGCACCGAAGCTTCTTGGTTTGTAGCACACAGGAAAAAATATCTTAAGTGTGTTGTTTCGTCTcagaaaaaaacaagaaaaagttgCAAGACAAAGCCACACTTAAGAAGGAATCGAACTACCATGCTCCAACTACTTAACGCGTGTCTTCTagccactactccctccgtctcagttcACAAGGCAAAGTTTTCAAATATCTTGGCCCAAGGTGAATTTCTATTGGCTCTGATTTTCCACGTAAAAATATTAACCATCGGCGCTGCAATTAATTTGGAAAGtgaaaaaaactttattttctaGTCTTTAATTGATTTGGCGCGATATTTTCCTCTGCCCCGCGCGCTGTTTCCGCCTCGCGCGCTCCTTCCTCCTTCGGCACGATATTTTCCCCTTAAATTTTGCTATCGCGCCCAGATTTCTTTCCTAAACCAGAGATTTGATTCCGCGCGCAAGGATTTCGTTCCAAACTCAAACGAAAGCAGCGCCCAGATTTCTTTATATAGCCATGGACTTACGTAGACGAACATCCCAGTCTAGCGCCAGTTTCACACTGCATTGTGGAAGAGAAAGATGAGAGGAAGTACTCCAACACGCATTAGAATTGTGGTGCATGCAGCGTGGGAAGaggagtaagagcatctccagccgcgcccccaacaggccctccccaggcgtttttgccgcgccggcgccaaaaaaatggCCCAGTtgcgcccccagaagcccgtttttcgccggctcaggCCAAAActagtgccggcggacccaggccgaacccggcgccctgggggggcgcttggggagccggcacaagcgaaaaaggcgcgtgggtCCGCTCTGgcggcgacccgagggccttttcccgccgtttcttgaTGCTTTTCCCTCGCAtccctcccgctcgctcgccttcctcccgccgtTTCCTCCCTTTCTCTcgccaaaccccctcccgctcgccttccagtcgccgccatgccgccaaagaagtacgccatgccgcgcgcggcggcaaccacgactggcaccatggcccagccgaagcagaggaagccgagggcgccgccattgaagccaccgggcatgtcgaacgccgagtggagggtgtaagttcagcgacgcgacgcagtcaccgccgaccggcggaacagggccatcgccaagaaggcccgcgacaacgcggcgcaCGCGGCGGCGTCCTCCTCATCGGCCGaccacgcggggatgatgaatccacccgtcgccagccacgcccagtacgcgccctggggacagcaaggcgtcGGATCTCCATGGGGATCGTAGTCGCCCGGCTACGacgacggcgacgcgcacggtgggttcaacccaaacgtgacctttccccatggccaccccgcgacgcgcacaccctcgcccgccttcgtcggcgtgcagtaccctccatataactactcgccgcccgcctacGCGTCCACACCAACGCCCCATCTCCGCCGTGGaccgctgcccttctcgcacctcggcgacaccgacgacacaggagccgacatggacgacatcatcgcgacaggatcgaccgcggccgccgcgtctctcgggttcgccacccaggacgaggtagtggatctCAGCGGCGACATGGAGACCGAGCTCGGCTATGTCTACGGCGAGGACGCGCACGAAGCGCAGGAacccggggaggaggaggaggaggacgaggaggaggaggaggaggaggaggaggagccggctcctgatccgacgaaggggcgccagaagaagaagcgggcggctaggccaggcgaaccgcgcatcaagtggacgtccaaggaggaggaatgcctcgccgaagcatggaaagtcgtcttcctcgacccgaccaccggcacgaaccagagcttccagacgtactgggaccgcatcaaggcctagttcgacgagcggaagctcgtcgacccctacttcaaaggcgtctacatgcagcgcggcttcaaggcgatggcgaaccattgggggcgtatccagggggcgtgcaacaaatggcatggaatcgtcgaggaggtcgcggctcgcccggagagcagcgccagcgttgaggatcaggtacgcacgccgttcgcccTCATCTCTCGTCGTCTACGCCCGCTtcccgccaactgtttgttcctccgcgCAGTTGCTGCGCATGTTCACCATGTATCGGCGCGACAACCTCGACGCCgacttcaagtacctccacgtctacaagcgcattgacaagtgcgagaagtgggtggAAATCTGAcgtaccctcgacaaggccaaagagacatacaagccggacgcgacgactccgggagcgtcagaggggcggccggacggccacaaattggcaaagaagAGGAAAAACGCTgacgcggcaaccgcgcgagtgcag is drawn from Triticum dicoccoides isolate Atlit2015 ecotype Zavitan chromosome 4A, WEW_v2.0, whole genome shotgun sequence and contains these coding sequences:
- the LOC119285133 gene encoding V-type proton ATPase subunit a3-like, with translation MARSGGGCCPSMDLMRSEAMQLLQVIIPTESAHLAVSHLGDLGLIQFKDLNADKSPFQRTYAAQIKRCAEMARKLRFFKEQMSKAGILVSPMQSAETPLDFDDMEVKLGELEAELTEVNANDEKLQRAHNELLEYNTVLQKAGEFFYSAQRSAAAQHRQMEANQSGETSLESPLLEQDMLTDASKQVKLGSLSGLVPKEKAMAFERILFRTTRGNILLRQESVDEPVTDPQSGEKVYKNTFVVFYSGERAKAKILKICDAFRANRYPFPEDLAKQTHTVQEVSGKISELKATIDMGLAHRDSILKTIASEFEHWNHLAKKEKSIYHTLNMLSVDVTKKCLVGEGWSPVFAANQIQDALQRATLESKSQVGSIFQVLNTKESPPTYFQTNKFTSAFQEIVDAYGVAKYQEANPGVYTIITFPFLFAVMFGDWGHGICILLATLYLIIREKKFASQKLGDIMEMMFGGRYIIMMMSIFSIYTGLIYNEFFSVPFELFAKSAYACRDSSCSDSTTEGLIKVRDTYPFGVDPVWHGSRSELPFLNSLKMKMSILLGVSQMNLGIFMSYFNAKFFRNRVNIWYQFVPQLIFLNSLFGYLSMLIIIKWCTGSKADLYHVMIYMFLSPTDDMGENQLFPGQKTLQQVLLLLALVSVPWMLIPKPFFLKWEHERRHQGHQYAMLEGADESVVAELGEHNEESNHHEEFEFSEIFVHQLIHTIEFVLGAVSNTASYLRLWALSLAHSELSTVFYDKVLLLTLGYNNIFILAIGVVVFICATVGVLLVMETLSAFLHALRLHWVEFQNKFYEGDGYKFAPFSFALISEDEE